From the Leishmania donovani BPK282A1 complete genome, chromosome 30 genome, one window contains:
- a CDS encoding vacuolar assembly protein vps41, putative encodes MKRHDSSGDASASLPPLSPLPAPVQEVDHAHDGSRTSSSSTPASHHTLEKREATGCGGTRHSSPGGGKKAGDDGVDGTENDSYTSYYEYDSGYDEENSSFADSDNCRGSGSVDDDRSSTAASLLPQEDLLRFLSYTLAGAALEDHRLMAMEAFRHILVLGTNQGAVAVVEPSSGKLKEVYTNHHEPICDVDCTINELYIAACDKAGHVTIQSRRDVKDVWMAELNGPIESVALHPLYHKMDSCPMVCGGSTKVLLLTKGVLWSNSRRVRTLQEGRGRIHKVRWCHTAAIDVVAWLSDAEITLYNMKSGAVARRISLPDLTAQNALYPPTLRWEQNLSRDPTAAATSTATLLCGWGDVVQEVRLHADPHARRLSGGGLFGVDRSPRSTLLQGGWRGTSSSSFPLRASSGSAALAPSPSLTTAADAAGRSPCVVELRTSKPLRPSSTLFPYRVCGIAPYGPQRYVVLAGIVEGDTEGVLKDLEVRVVDRNSLTDVYRGRMPIRFIHPLQLHLTYLELLPSLAAKPASAASPPQLALPADPLAPSPMTQYFILSVDTIVKAVPSDVDDHVEFLLRTSQFERAYRYAAAHARQLRRHVLEHVGQQWLMHLFHNRSTEEGALLKILELLPELIPRDNSAAWEQWIYRLDTCGESWRLIALLPASTGASAEYRVASTPDMQEEQDAYAEHADAAARSLPRPVATLQTPIQREYYDLVLLRCLRHDPSLFFAALHKFHTLFSVPVVLKATEVVYREQCAAAAWWEGDDSDEEKNDNGDQHGQTRNTTASNASPTLSTASADQSGVPSVAPASPPPTTPQGTLEETSASRAVSHPSPVTTAGAGATSAPSMSRTSRWSLVASYGFLLRCARRHEEALQVLLHLPASPRSDREVFGLIRDQQLFHKARELLPELLHRREDATLQLLMEHVVGASGRNGVTDGGDAALAFQVVVAETDGTAPSSPSLDALQYGSAQDPLCTESVISRLEKSDRLHLLRYLNLVQKRYPEVFAQAAKQHAQLVATLYIDYDRPSLLPFLKQMSMYVERIRELHALCHKHHFLEEEIFLLFRMGREDEALRILVEKMHDLRRALKFVVSVPDLEEQAALFTRLVDYTVAYNASLPTCSLDSAKGATAGSGVRMRYVMHHTKPNETYASIAEQYHVALEDVCKVNGVASTSGGAVSPPPSAAVEASKRRTSCSSPLEGQGEAQRRASCDADAANDLPTPPPQCVVPLNLFGDFLRALAEPQFMEHPALDVRLVLPRLPSREPILHAGPSIAAIAHTMAEEIAFFSTVCMVGENDLMGYYGQLLKRRTAAIAMGRPRHPVESGTATMNEAATTARHAAAKSAEGSAAVHRCAACRQLLAQRVVVFACQHMYHPACVLQYLRKSPTDAFTGGGGATFGGRAGGAVPVMRDGAALALPVTSTAAAWAETMEGELRKLPVYCRACRQHSGEQS; translated from the coding sequence ATGAAGCgccacgacagcagcggcgacgccagcgcgagcctgccgcctctgtcgccgttgccggcgcCTGTGCAAGAAGTCGACCACGCGCACGACGGCAGCCggacgagcagcagcagcactcctGCTTCTCACCACACACttgaaaagagagaggctaccggctgcggcggtaCTCGGCATAGCTCCCCCGGTGGCGGCAAGAAGgccggcgacgatggcgtAGACGGGACCGAGAACGACAGCTACACGAGTTACTACGAGTACGACAGCGGCTATGACGAGGAGAATAGTAGTTTCGCTGACAGCGACAActgccgtggcagcggcagcgtggatGACGACCGATCCTCGACTGCGGCTTCTCTGCTACCGCAGGAGGATCTCTTGCGATTTCTCAGCTACACACTTGCCGGGGCCGCGCTGGAGGATCACCGACTCATGGCAATGGAAGCGTTCCGCCACATCCTTGTGCTTGGCACGAACCAGGGAGCCGTCGCAGTCGTCGAGCCGTCCTCCGGAAAACTCAAGGAGGTGTACACGAACCATCACGAGCCGATCTGCGATGTGGACTGCACCATCAACGAGCTCTACATAGCGGCATGCGACAAGGCCGGGCATGTCACGATTCAAAGCCGCCGTGATGTGAAGGACGTGTGGATGGCGGAGCTGAACGGTCCGATCGAGTCTGTCGCCCTGCACCCGCTGTACCACAAGATGGACAGCTGTCCGATGGTGTGCGGCGGGTCGACCAAGGTACTCCTGCTCACCAAAGGTGTGCTGTGGAGCAACAGTCGGCGCGTCAGAACTCTGCAGGAGGGACGGGGGCGCATTCACAAGGTCCGCTGGTGCCACACGGCCGCGATCGACGTTGTCGCGTGGCTATCTGATGCGGAGATAACCCTCTACAACATGAAGAGCGGGGCCGTGGCGCGCCGCATTTCTTTGCCCGACCTCACAGCACAGAACGCCTTGTACCCACCGACGCTACGATGGGAGCAGAATTTGTCGAGGGACCCGACCGCAGCTGCCACTTCGACAGCCACGTTGCTGTGCGGATGGGGCGACGTAGTGCAAGAGGTCCGGCTGCACGCCGACCCTCACGCGCGTCGACTGAGCGGCGGGGGCCTTTTTGGTGTCGATCGGTCGCCTCGCTCCACCTTGTTGCAAGGCGGATGGCGAGgcacgtcctcgtcgtcgtttcCGCTGCGCGCGTCATCCGGCAGTGCTGCTCTGGCACCATCGCCATCGCTAACCACCGCGGCTGATGCGGCTGGGCGGTCACCGTGCGTTGTAGAGCTGCGCACGTCAAAGCCACTACGACCGAGCAGTACCTTGTTCCCTTACCGAGTCTGCGGCATTGCTCCCTATGGACCGCAGCGGTACGTGGTGCTGGCAGGCATCGTCGAGGGCGACACGGAGGGGGTGCTGAAGGACTTGGAGGTGCGCGTGGTGGACCGCAACTCCTTGACCGATGTTTACCGTGGTCGCATGCCCATCCGCTTCATCCATCCATTGCAGCTTCACCTCACCTATCTCGAGCTTCTGCCGTCGCTCGCTGCGAAgccggcgtctgcggcgtcgccgccccaGCTCGCCTTGCCAGCGGACCCGTTGGCACCGTCTCCCATGACGCAGTACTTCATCCTCTCCGTCGACACAATCGTGAAGGCGGTGCCGTCCGACGTTGATGACCACGTCGAGTTCCTGCTGCGCACAAGTCAGTTTGAGCGCGCCTACCGGTACGCCGCGGCACATGCGcgtcagctgcggcggcacgtcCTGGAGCACGTGGGACAGCAGTGGCTCATGCATCTCTTTCACAACCGTagcacggaggagggggcgctgctgaagaTTCTCGAGTTGCTCCCGGAGCTGATTCCACGTGACAACAGCGCTGCGTGGGAGCAGTGGATCTACCGCCTCGACACATGTGGTGAGTCGTGGCGGCTCATCGCGCTCCTGCCAGCCAGCACGGGTGCTTCCGCCGAGTACAGGGTGGCCAGCACGCCGGACatgcaggaggagcaggacGCGTATGCCGAGCACGCTGACGCCGCGGCCCGGTCCCTCCCTCGCCCAGTCGCCACCCTGCAGACGCCGATTCAGCGGGAGTACTACGatctggtgctgctgcgctgcctccgccacgACCCGAGCCTCTTCTTTGCCGCGTTACACAAGTTTCACACGCTCTTCAGCGTGCCTGTCGTACTCAAGGCGACGGAGGTGGTGTACCGAGagcagtgcgccgccgccgcctggtGGGAGGGCGACGACAGTGACGAGGAGAAGAACGATAACGGAGACCAGCATGGACAAACAAGAAATACGACGGCGTCTAACGCGAGCCCTACactcagcaccgcctccgctgaCCAAAGTGGCGTGCCGTCGGTGGCAccagcttctcctccaccgaCTACTCCGCAAGGCACTTTGGAGGAGACGAGCGCCTCAAGGGCAGTCTCGCATCCATCTCCGGTGACCACGGCAGGTGCCGGCGCTACGTCTGCCCCGTCGATGAGCCGAACATCGCGGTGGTCATTGGTGGCCAGCTACGGCTTCCTTCTCCGATGCGCACGCCGGCacgaagaggcgctgcaaGTGCTACTGCACTTGCCTGCCTCTCCACGCAGCGACCGTGAAGTGTTTGGCCTCATCCGTGACCAGCAGCTTTTCCACAAGGCGCGCGAGCTGCTTCCCGAATTGCTGCACAGAAGGGAAGACGCTACCTTGCAGCTGCTCATGGAGCACGTGGTAGGAGCGTCAGGCCGTAACGGCGTAAcagacggcggtgacgcggcCCTGGCCTTCCAAGTTGTCGTCGCAGAAACTGATGGCACCGCTCCatcttcgccgtcgctggatgcgctgcagtACGGCTCTGCACAGGACCCACTCTGCACCGAGTCCGTCATCAGCCGCCTCGAGAAGAGCGATCGactgcacctgctgcgctaTCTAAACCTCGTCCAAAAGCGTTACCCGGAGGTGTTTGCTCAAGCAGCGAAGCAGCATGCCCAGCTGGTGGCGACGCTTTACATCGACTACGACCGCCCGTCTCTGCTCCCGTTTCTCAAGCAGATGTCCATGTACGTGGAGCGCATTCGTGAGTTGCATGCGCTCTGCCACAAACACCACTTCCTCGAAGAGGAGATCTTTCTTCTGTTTCGCATGGGccgcgaggacgaggcgctgcgcatcctTGTAGAAAAGATGCACGACCTCCGACGCGCCTTGAAGTTTGTCGTCTCCGTCCCCGACCTcgaggagcaggcggcgctgttCACGCGACTCGTCGACTACACCGTGGCGTACAACGCGAGCCTGCCAACGTGCAGCCTCGACAGCGCAAAGGGCGCCACGGCCGGGTCTGGAGTTCGGATGCGCTACGTGATGCACCACACAAAACCAAACGAAACGTACGCGTCGATCGCGGAGCAGTACCATGTCGCTCTGGAGGACGTGTGCAAGGTGAATGGCGTGGCAAGCACgtccggcggcgctgtctcgccaccaccgtctgCCGCTGTGGAGGCCTCGAAGAGGCGCACGAGTTGCAGCTCACCCTTGGAGGGCCaaggagaagcgcagcggcgcgcatcCTGCGATGCGGACGCCGCGAACGACCTGCCGACTCCACCGCCACAGTGCGTGGTGCCGCTCAATCTCTTCGGCGACTTCCTCAGGGCCCTTGCAGAACCGCAGTTCATGGAGCATCCCGCGTTGGATGTGCGACTCGTTCTGCCGAGGCTTCCGAGCCGTGAGCCCATCCTGCACGCCGGGCCCAGCATTGCTGCCATCGCACACACCATGGCAGAGGAGATTGCGTTTTTCTCCACCGTGTGCATGGTTGGCGAGAACGACTTGATGGGCTACTATgggcagctgctgaagcgaCGCACGGCGGCCATCGCGATGGGTCGACCTCGCCACCCCGTcgagagcggcaccgccaccatgAACGAGGCTGCTACGACGGCCAGGCATGCGGCTGCGAAATCGGCAGAGggctcagcggcggtgcaccgATGCGCAGCTTGCCGCcagctgcttgcgcagcggGTGGTCGTCTTTGCGTGCCAGCACATGTACCACCCGGCCTGTGTCCTGCAGTACCTGAGGAAGTCACCGACGGACGCCTTCaccggcggaggaggtgcgacCTTTGGTGGCCGCGCTGGGGGCGCCGTCCCCGTGatgcgcgacggcgcggcactAGCGTTGCCTGTAACATCCACTGCGGCGGCATGGGCAGAGACGATGGAGGGGGAGCTCCGCAAACTGCCGGTTTACTGCCGCGCGTGCCGTCAACACTCGGGCGAGCAGAGTTGA
- a CDS encoding U3 small nuclear ribonucloprotein (snRNP), putative, producing the protein MRRSVIRTRKEFLERKQHERVHEAIHARKEQFRSAVETATPLPGHLKKDALALKKFTELDDAQTRNLTTTVDDEYANAGQEDPHVLVTTSRNASQKLLEFAKEVRLIVPNAVRMNRGNLSVHQLMDAARKENYTDVLVLQESQGVPDSLTVSHLPLGPTVTFTIHNLVARHDIEGVGTMSEQYPHLIFENFSTKLGIRIKDVLRYLFPVPKADASRVLTFDNENDFISFRHHTFKKEKGKKQVELTEVGPRFELTPYRIVLGTLEMDDAETEWVLQPYMNTAKKRRLL; encoded by the coding sequence ATGCGCCGTAGCGTCATTCGTACGCGCAAGGAGTTCCTCGAGCGCaagcagcacgagcgcgtCCATGAGGCGATCCACGCACGCAAGGAGCAATTCCGCAGTGCGGTGGAGACGGCCACCCCGCTGCCTGGGCACCTCAAGAAggacgcgctggcgctgaaGAAGTTCACTGAACTCGATGACGCGCAAACCCGCAACctgacgacgacggtggaTGACGAATACGCCAACGCCGGCCAGGAGGACCCGCACGTGCTCGTCACGACGTCCCGCAACGCGTcgcagaagctgctggaGTTTGCGAAGGAGGTGCGGCTCATCGTGCCGAATGCCGTGCGCATGAATCGCGGTAACCTCAGTGTGCATCAGCTCATGGACGCGGCCCGGAAGGAGAACTACACAGATGTGttggtgctgcaggagtcGCAGGGTGTACCGGATAGTTTGACTGTCTCTCACCTCCCCCTAGGCCCCACCGTGACCTTCACCATTCACAACCTTGTAGCACGCCACGACATTGAGGGCGTGGGCACCATGTCAGAGCAGTATCCGCATCTCATCTTCGAGAACTTCTCCACTAAGCTCGGTATCCGCATAAAGGACGTGCTGCGCTACCTCTTCCCCGTGCCCAAGGCGGACGCATCCCGCGTGCTGACCTTTGACAACGAGAACGACTTTATTAGCTTCCGTCACCACACCTTCAAGAAGGAAAAAGGCAAGAAGCAGGTGGAGCTGACGGAGGTGGGGCCGCGGTTTGAACTGACCCCGTACCGCATCGTGCTTGGCACACTCGAGATGGACGATGCAGAGACGGAAtgggtgctgcagccgtaCATGAACACCGCGAAGAAGCGCCGGCTCTTGTAG
- a CDS encoding ATP-binding cassette protein subfamily H, member 3, putative has translation MIGAPWPPEAVFGNTVDRVASPAPVPERKASIADALHLRLSRFLEKMSWGERRRVQILYGMLYPATLYLLDECSTDIDVAERRTVLELVRQECEAKDGCCVYATHILDGIEGWATHLLLMEGGRVVDFKAVEKLTMPLEDYALQFMSKRAHAARGFDAVAAPSLSQGSSAAISTTLSACPTTSSAAYPTPSTADAPVTYWPRGHADEKRSEIVINCAQLNYKDVFKNLSFQVFRGERVLLCGGNGTGKSTLLNMLGGKQFFDNRHGSLSVLGKRCYDDMLLNALVSYGGDWWTAVPGGEVHVREMLQLRTSRAERLREMLAVDIDWDVRHISAGEQKRVQLLLHLLDEKPVVLLDEATTDLDVYQRHSLLQFLYEESVQRGVTVVYSTHIFGGLEGWANAVVLLDRTMRGVHAVWRASEGQPISLQRVVDAIVALKAREAF, from the coding sequence ATGATTGGTGCACCATGGCCACCCGAGGCGGTGTTCGGCAACACTGTGGACCGCGtggcctcgccggcgccggtaCCAGAGCGAAAGGCGAGTAtcgccgacgcgctgcaccTACGCCTCTCCCGCTTCTTGGAGAAGATGAGCTGGGGCGAAAGGAGACGGGTTCAGATCCTTTATGGCATGCTCTACCCCGCCACCTTGTACCTCCTCGACGAGTGCAGCACCGACATCGACGTTGCAGAGCGGCGCACTGTGCTGGAACTGGTACGGCAGGAGTGCGAGGCGAAGGACGGGTGCTGCGTGTATGCGACCCACATTCTCGACGGAATTGAAGGCTGGGCCACCCACCTGCTGCTCATGGAGGGGGGCCGTGTGGTGGACTTCAAGGCGGTGGAAAAGCTCACCATGCCCTTGGAGGACTACGCGCTCCAGTTCATGAGCAAGCGCGCCCACGCTGCTCGCGGCTtcgacgccgtggcggcgccgtcgctgtcgcagggGAGTTCTGCGGCCATTTCAACGACGTTGTCAGCTTGCCCAACGACATCTTCAGCCGCCTACCCAACCCCTTCGACAGCCGACGCGCCGGTCACGTATTGGCCACGAGGGCACGCGGACGAGAAGCGAAGCGAAATCGTCATCAACTGTGCGCAGCTGAACTATAAGGATGTGTTTAAGAACTTGTCGTTTCAGGTGTTCCGCGGcgagcgggtgctgctgtgcggcggTAACGGCACTGGCAAGTCCACCTTGCTGAACATGCTTGGCGGAAAGCAGTTCTTTGACAACCGCCAcggctctctctccgtgctTGGTAAGCGGTGCTACGATGACATGCTGCTGAACGCTCTTGTCAGCTACGGCGGCGATTGGTGGACTGCCGTGCCCGGTGGGgaggtgcacgtgcgcgaaATGCTCCAGCTTCGGACCTCTCGTGCCGAGCGCTTGCGTGAGATGCTGGCCGTGGACATAGACTGGGATGTGCGACACATCAGCGCTGGAGAGCAGAAGCGTGTGCAACTGCTCTTGCACTTGCTGGATGAAAAGCCCGTCGTGCTGCTTGATGAGGCGACCACCGACCTGGACGTTTATCAGCGCCACAGCCTCCTGCAGTTCCTCTACGAAGAGAGCGTGCAGCGCGGGGTGACAGTCGTCTACTCGACGCACATTTTCGGGGGTCTAGAGGGCTGGGCCAACGCTGTGGTACTACTGGACCGGACCATGCGCGGCGTTCATGCGGTGTGGCGCGCCTCTGAAGGGCAGCCCATCTCactgcagcgcgtcgtcgaTGCAATCGTTGCTCTTAAGGCGCGAGAAGCCTTTTGA
- a CDS encoding GTPase activating protein, putative gives MHSAFLERVLGYSGADRTSASSEVGPDGGVMASTGSGGAKSSTQYKAVTRPYRCSQSNPALRSENLVGTAKDGDADGAPLNSSMKRGGGFSFSKAGRLSWMSIRSSIGMGTRQSSASAAPAPQASSGALHLNKLSAPTPPGTTATVSPFGPNTPLAKTPTTAAATATAAVSGEHAKRFQEALCVDSVDMALLRELSWQGCPVALRYEAWMFLTGCWTAQAATRQPTVLRRRVEYAAYIHSSYGIVDWDAVCAMVDSGVDTAVHRSTLKSLEHTADTPQVTPPSCTSQSRLRAAPLTTGGSTATAAKEAAAAPPLSLSQRPDGWQSASLPLEDARSRSPQNTSGSDAPQPSQLPQPQSADLPTASPSLGTLPAPSGSSFRASASVGLTDTAGAGPTSHPPMSVPPLPGLATLGLPNAVPATVAPSAASGGAGGATGHQLSASTMLGSKELQTLKQIRKDIPRMSGGHCYLRHPRVQGSIERILFIWSLRHPACGYVQGMNDLVVPFMGVVLGYRFCPTHSVTELHAYTEDIFDDLWSVSAVSATQWINEVEADVYWMTSYLLNTMQDNYTSSHAGITSMMRHLAAVVQVADPPLYHRLVDVLQLHFEQFSFRWMNCLLMRELTETQSLRLLDAYLSDEERRWSVTHVYVCAALLLRWGSQLMAFCEDYISVMKFLQEPPTEQLSLRDMQDVLSEGFVLQNLYEASLKRLSTTAE, from the coding sequence ATGCACTCAGCCTTTCTGGAACGCGTCTTGGGCTACTCGGGAGCCGACAGGACCTCGGCGAGCTCTGAGGTAGGCCCAGATGGCGGGGTCATGGCATCAaccggcagcggaggtgcgAAGAGCAGCACCCAGTACAAGGCCGTCACGCGGCCGTATCGGTGTAGTCAAAGTAACCCAGCGCTGCGATCAGAAAACCTCGTCGGCACTGCCAAGGACggtgacgccgacggcgcgccTCTCAACAGCTCCAtgaagagaggcggaggctTCAGCTTCTCCAAGGCAGGTAGGCTCTCTTGGATGAGTATTCGATCATCCATCGGCATGGGCACCAGGCAGTCGTCGGCTTCCGCGGCGCCCGCACCGCAAGCCTCGAGCGGTGCGTTGCATCTCAACAAATTGagtgcgccgactcctcCTGGCACCACCGCGACGGTGAGCCCCTTTGGGCCGAACACCCCGCTGGCCAAGACCCCGACCACGGCCGCTgctaccgccaccgctgccgtgagCGGCGAGCATGCAAAGCGCTTCCAGGAGGCGCTGTGTGTAGACTCAGTGGATATGGCGCTACTGCGGGAGCTGAGCTGGCAGGGCTGCCCGGTTGCTCTCCGGTACGAGGCATGGATGTTTCTCACCGGATGCTGGACGGCGCAGGCAGCAACGCGCCAGCCGACCGTGCTGAGGCGCCGTGTCGAGTACGCCGCTTACATTCACAGCTCCTACGGCATCGTCGACTGGGACGCCGTGTGCGCGATGGtggacagcggcgtcgacacAGCCGTGCACCGGTCAACCCTCAAGTCACTCGAGCACACTGCTGATACACCGCAGGTGACTCCACCGTCCTGCACCTCACAGAGCCGCttgcgtgcggcgccgttgacaaccggcggcagcacagccacggcggcaaaggaggctgctgccgctccacctcTGTCGCTTTCGCAGCGGCCGGACGGATGGCAGAGcgcttccctccccctcgagGATGCCCGCTCGCGGTCGCCGCAGAACACAAGCGGGAGtgacgcgccgcagccgtcgcaaCTGCCACAGCCCCAGTCAGCGGATCTCCCGACAGCAAGCCCTTCCCTGGGCACTCTGCCAGCCCCCTCTGGCTCCTCGTTCCGCGCCTCCGCTTCAGTGGGGCTCACTGATACCGCCGGTGCCGGTCCGACTTCTCATCCGCCAATGtccgtgccgccgcttcccGGGCTTGCGACGCTCGGGCTGCCGAATGCGGTgccagcgacggtggcgccatCTGCTgccagtggcggcgctggcggggCGACAGGGCACCAGCTTAGTGCCAGCACGATGCTGGGCTCGAAGGAGTTGCAGACGCTGAAGCAGATCCGCAAGGACATTCCTCGCATGTCGGGCGGCCACTGCTACCTGCGCCACCCACGCGTGCAGGGCTCCATTGAGCGCATCCTGTTCATCTGGTCCCTGCGCCATCCGGCCTGCGGCTACGTGCAGGGCATGAATGACCTTGTTGTCCCGTTCATGGGCGTGGTGCTGGGCTACCGCTTCTGTCCGACCCACTCGGTAACAGAGCTGCACGCCTACACCGAGGACATCTTCGACGATCTGTGGTCCGTTTCGGCAGTTTCGGCCACGCAGTGGATCaacgaggtggaggcggatGTGTACTGGATGACGTCGTATTTGCTCAACACCATGCAGGATAACTACACGAGCAGTCACGCCGGGATCACGTCCATGATGCGGCACCTCGCTGCGGTCGTGCAGGTTGCCGACCCACCGCTCTACCATCGCTTGGTggacgtgctgcagctccactTTGAGCAGTTTTCCTTCCGGTGGATGAATTGCTTGCTAATGCGCGAGCTGACTGAAACGcagtcgctgcggctgctcgaTGCGTATCTATCCGAtgaggagcggcggtggagtgTCACgcacgtgtatgtgtgcgcggcactgctgctgcgctggggCTCACAGCTGATGGCGTTTTGCGAGGACTATATCAGCGTAATGAAGTTCTTGCAGGAACCACCGACGGAGCAGCTGTCGCTGCGTGATATGCAAGATGTGCTCTCAGAGGGCTTTGTGCTGCAGAACCTGTATGAGGCCTCCTTGAAGAGACTGTCCACAACCGCGGAGTGA